DNA from Candidatus Limnocylindrales bacterium:
GGAATCGGCACCAGCGGCAGCGACAGCGGATCGATTCACATCGATGCGCGGCGGCTCTGCAACGCCGGACCGGTTCCGTGCGTGAACCTTGCGGACTGCCAGCTCGGCGCGTGCGATACGCGGCGCTGCACCGGAAGGGCGACGCAGCATTGCCTCGGCGATACCGATTGCGTGGGTGCGTGCGTCAACCGGCGCTGCAACAACACCAAGATCTTCACGCGCTGTACGAGCAACACGGATTGCAATTTCGGAACATGCCCTGCGCAGCTTCAGTGCAGGAACCGCGATTTCAATCCGGTATCGTGCTCCTCCAATACCGACTGCGAGTTCGGCGACTGCACGATCGGCACGGCATCGATTTCGATGGGCGGAGCGATCGTCGGCAACTCGGACTTCCCGGCATCGATCACGATGCGGGCGGCCGACAACATCTCGATTTCCAAGAGCGTCAATCTTACCGGCAGCGCGTTCGACTCCGACGGCGGCGACATCACGGTCGAAGCGATGTCCGGCGCTGTGACCGTGACCGGCAACATTGTGGCCGACTCCGGCGGTGACGGTCAGGGCGGCTCGGTCGAGCTCGATGGCGGGACCGACGTCACCGTTGCCGCGGACATCGACGTCACCGGCGGTGATTTCGACGGCGGCTCGGTCGAGATCAACGCCGACCGCGATGCATTCATCAACAGGAGCCTGCTCGCCAACGCGAATTCCGGCGAAGGCTACGGCGGCGAGCTGCTGCTTCATGCCGAGCGCGACATGTTCTTCACGGGCGCTTCCGCGCTCAGCAGGACCAAGATCGAGACGAGCGGCCATACGAGCGCCGACAACTCCGCCGGCGACGGCGGCAGCCAGGACTTCTCGACTGGTCGCGATCTGTCCATGAACGTGAACACGCGAATGACCGGAAACGGCGCGAGCCCGAACGGCTACGGCTCGGACTTTTCGTTCGACGTCGGACGCAACCTCGTCCTCGACGGCGGCATGATCGCGAAGGCCGAAGGCGTGCACGGCCAGGGCGGCCAGCTCGACATCTTCGCCGACGGCACCGCGAAAGTATCCTCGACGGCGACGATCGACCTGACCGGCGGCGATTCGGGCGGCGGAGACATGGGGCTCGAGAGCACCGGCAACACCGACTTCGCCGGCATTGCCGACGTGACCGGCAGCAACGGCGGCGCCGGCGGCTCGACGTTCCTCTATTCGAGCGCCGACACGTCGGTCTCCGGTTCGCTCGTCATCACGAGCCTGAACGGAGGAAATCACGAAGTCGACGCCTGCCGCGTCACGCTTACAGGTACGGGCAAGATCACGTCCACGGCCGCGAACGGCGAGAACAAGCTGCTCTCGCGCGAAAGCATGAAGCTGCTGGCCGGCAGCAAGATGACGACCGGCGTATCCGGAAAGAACGAGCTCGAATACCGCTCGCCCGCGAAGCCGCCGGTCATCCAGGGCACGGTCACGCCGGCGCCGATCAAGATCGTCAACGAGCAGCTGACCGGCTGCCCGATCTGCGGCAACAACGAGATCGACCAGGGCGAGACCTGCGATGACGGCAATACTGCCGATGGCGACGCGTGCACGAGCACGTGCCAGAACGCAAAGTGCGTGCAGCAGACGGCCGCTCCCGGATATCCGACCGTTCCGCTGTGCTCGGACAACGACAACTGCTCGACGGACACCTGCAACACGGCGCTCAACGGCGGCACGTGCCAGCACTCGGCCAAGACCTGCGACGACTCGATCGCGTGCACGTCCGATTCCTGCAATCCGGTGACCGGTAACTGTGTCAACATCGGCAACGACAACCAGTGCAACGACCAGAATCCGTGCACCAACGACGTCTGCGCGCCGGGGACCGGATGTACGGGCGTGGCCAACGCGGAACCCTGCGACGACAACGACGCATGCACCGAGAACGACGGCTGTGTCGCGAAGGAATGCCAGGGCACTCCGGTCCAGGGATGCGCGGTTTGCGGCGACGGCGTGAGGACGTCGGATGAAGCATGCGACGACGGAAACGCGAGCTACGTGCAGGGTGAATACTGCGGCGTCGCGTGCGCGCTGATCCCGTGCGGCAAAATGTCCGACACCAGCACGGCGCTGAAGTCGAGCGATGCGCTGTATGTGCTCAAGGCCGCCGTCAATCCGCAGCTCAAGTGCACGCTTCAGGTCTGCGACGTCGACGGCAGCGGCAAGGTTGCGGCCGGCGACGCACTGCGAATTCTGAAAGTGGCAGTCGGACAGGTCGTGGCATTGCTCTGTCCGGCCGCGCCCTGATCGCATCTCTACCGCCCGGCGGCCGAATGTGAGCGCGCTCGCGCGTTGCAATTCGGCCGTCCGGGAGTAGCCTCCGCCGCACGATGTATCGAAGCTGGGCGTACATTCTGATGATTTTCGCGACGCTCGTGGGAATCGTCGCGCTCGTGTGGCCAAGCCCGCAGGTTCAGACCATCGAAGAGATCGCTTCGGTTGCGCCCGCCAGCGCGCCGCGCGCCGAGGCGCCGGCCCGGCCTGCGAAGCCGGTAGCCAAAGGTCCGCAGGCGAAAGCGAAGCCTGCGACTGCCGAGCCGCCACCGCCGCCGGTGGTCAAGAAAATGCCGGCGCCGAACACGACGACGCGAAGGGCCGGTCCTCTCGTGCAGAACGGCCTCGAGCCGCAGGTGCCGATCACCAAGCCGGAAGACAAGCCGGTGACTCCGCCGCCGCCGAAAACGTTCGGCGCGCCGCCGCATCCGATCGGCGCAGCGCCGCCGAGGTCGATGGCCAGCCGGCCGCCTCTGTCTCCTCGTCCGCCGGTCATGCCGCACATGGGAACCAATGCTCAGCCAAGGGGCGCGAACACACCGTGAGCGCGGACTGCCGGGACGGCAGCGACGCAGGATGGATGCAGCAGGCAATGCTGGAAGCGCGCCGCGCCGACGGCGTGGACGAAGTTCCGGTCGGTGCGGTCCTCGTCCGTGACGGCGCGGTGCTCGCGCGCGGCCACAACCGCACCATCGTCGATACCGACCCGACCGCTCACGCCGAGATCATCGCACTGCGTGCCGCCGCACTGGCCACTGGCGATCATCGAGTAGGCGGAACGCTCTACGTGACTCTCGAACCATGCTCGATGTGCATGGGCGCGATGATCCAGGCCCGTGTCGAGCGCCTGGTGTTCGCGACGCGTGATCCGAAAGCCGGCGCGGCCGTCTCGCTGTATTCGATCGGAAGCGACGTGCGCCTGAATCATCGCTTCGCGTCGAGCGAAGGTCCTCTGGCCCGAGAATCCGCCGAGTTGCTGCGCACATTCTTTCAGCGCCGCCGGTCGGAATGATCCGGCATCTTGCAGCGGCGCCAGATGGACAGAGGTTGCACCGGAAGGCAGCCGCGCTACAACTCGCGGTCTTCCAGAGGCCTAACAGAGGAGAGGTGGCCGAGTCCGGTTGAAGGCGCACGACTCGAAATCGTGTGTCCCGAGAGGGACCGTGGGTTCGAATCCCACCCTCTCCGCCATTTCATTCCCATCCCGGCAGATCGGCTATCCGTACGGCTCTCGCCGTGCCACCAGAACGAAGGCTGGAGCAGGACCGAGTAGTCGGGCTTGTCGATCGCTTCGTACGCAGCACGAGTGCGCTCGCCGCGCGCCGTCGAGCACTTGCAGCAAAGACAGGTCGCAGGCCCTGCCTCGTACACGCTGCCGAAGAGCTGGTCCCACACCTTGAGGAAGAAGCCGGTATGGATCGGCTTGTGCAGGGTAGACCTGGCGTGATGCACGTAGTGCTGAAACGCCGTGTTGATCCACCGGTGATGAGCGTCCGGCCAGCGGCTCTCGAAGCCCCAGTGCAGGTAGACGCCGTAGGCATAGAAGAACGCGCCGTATGTAAGGAACAGGACGTCCATGTTCACCGGCATGAGCATCGGCAGGAACAGCAGCGGCGCCGCGCGAATGAACTGGTCGACGTGATCGTCGGCGATCACCGCAAACGGCGACGGATTGAAGAACACGTGGTGGCTCTTGTGCTGCTTCCACCAGAAGCCGGCCATATGGCCGAGGCGGTGGTAGGCGAATTCGTAGAAGTCGGATCCTATCCACACGACAAAGAACGTGAACGCGAGATAGCCTGCGCTGTAGCCGCCGAGCCCCGCGTACGCCTTCGACCATCCCGAATCGACGAGGTGCAGCGCGATCGCCGGGCACAGCGCTGCCGTGTAGACGCCCTTGAGCATCTGAAGCACTTCGCGCCGCACCATCGCTGGCCTGGGATAGACCGGATTCGACTTTCGCTGCCACGTCTCGAACGACGGCCGATAGTAATAGCGGGCAAACAGCGCGCCCGACATGATCATCATCAGCACGAAGGTGAGGGCGGTAAGCGTGAGCCAGGTCGTCAGGAAGTTGCCGTGTTGTGCAATTGCCAGAAGCATTCCGGGAGCCTGCCCGCGGAGCATAACGCCCCTGCTATCCGCGGAAAACCCGAAACCGCAGGGCTGCCTCGATCGCGTGAAAGCGTCGGGTTGATCCGGCGCACGGGCTTATGGGAAAGCGCGATGCAATCGTGTGTCCGGTCGACGCTGCGCATCGCCTCGCCGATCCGAAAAAAATTGCACGTTTTTGGTGAGCCGTGATGCGACGCGACAGCAGAAAGTCAGATGTTTACGCAGACCGTGCGTGTTACAGTCCGGCACTCTGGAGGCCCTGCGAATGCGTGTTCTGCTGACCGGTCTTGCCGTTGCCGCGCTTGCCACAATCAACGTGGGAGCCCCCGATGCGATCGCCGCGCCGGATAAGTCCTGCGTTTTCACGATCTCGATGACGTCCGGAAGCGAGGTCAACAACCTCGATTTCACCGTCAACTACACGGCCGTCGGCGGCGACGTCTCGGGCACGCAGACCAATCCGGTCTGTGCGCGAGCGCTGCCGGGCCAGGCCTTCGCCGTATTTCACGATGACGATGCCGGCCATCTCAAGGTAGCGCTCATCCGGCTGACGCATTTTTCGGCTCCGGTACCGCTGGCCGGCTGCCAGATCCTCTACGACACCACGAAGCCGGAGCCGTCGGATTTCTTCGTCACGGTCACCAACGCAGGCCGCGACGGAGACGATACGCAGATCGCTCCGCTGCCAGTCGTCGCTGTGACCAATGTCGAGTGTCCCGGCGAGTTGCCGACCATCACGACGACGACGACGCTTCCCGACACCACCACGACCACGCTCATCCTCGGCGGAGACCGCTGCGGATTTCCGATCACCGACGGCGAAGTGCCCGCCGCATCGGATGCGCTGGCCGCTCTCAAGGCCGGGGTCGGCCTGCTTCAGTGCGACGATTGCGTCTGTGACATCAACGCGAGCGGATCGGTGGGGGCCAGCGATGCGCTGGGCATCCTGCGTGCGGCAGTCGGAATCGAAACCCCGCTCGACTGTCCCGCCTGTTGACCCAGCGCGGCCCCTGCCGGGGAGCGGGTCTGCGCGGCGCAGGCCCGTCCCCATCCTTCCTTTCGGACGTCGCCGGACGTCGCCGGACGTTTCCCGGCCATTTCGCGGTTCACCTTCGCCTAGCGTTGATTTTCGCAAGCGCCGGCGTAACCGCTGGCCCCGGTCGGCGTCGGAAGGCTCGTCGGTGCCGATCTCAAAAAAAACAACATGCGGCCGGCACAGCCGGACGCCGCAACCGACCGAAGGAGACTCACTCATGACCAAGACCAACAAGACCCTGATGACCGCCGCGCTCGGCGGCCTGATGCTGGCGGCGACGATCACGGCTTCCTCGGCGGAAGAGAAGGCAGCCGCCGGTGCGGCCACCGGCAAGACCGGCGAATGTCACGGCGTCAATTCGTGCAAGGGAACCAGCGCCTGCAACACGGCCGACAACAGCTGCGCCGGCAAGAATTCGTGCAAGGGCAAGGGCTGGGTCAAGATGACCAAGGCCGAGTGCGACGCGAAAGGCGGCAAGTTCACGGAGTAACCGCGCCCAGTGCAGCAGACTGTAGAAAAT
Protein-coding regions in this window:
- the tadA gene encoding tRNA adenosine(34) deaminase TadA; its protein translation is MSADCRDGSDAGWMQQAMLEARRADGVDEVPVGAVLVRDGAVLARGHNRTIVDTDPTAHAEIIALRAAALATGDHRVGGTLYVTLEPCSMCMGAMIQARVERLVFATRDPKAGAAVSLYSIGSDVRLNHRFASSEGPLARESAELLRTFFQRRRSE